Genomic DNA from Paenibacillus donghaensis:
AATCACCAGATCCTCAAACACCAGCTCGCTTTCATTCACCGGCGGATTGTATTCCTTGTTGAATCTATGGTAACGCCGCAGCTGCGACTTCACCCGTGCCACTAGCTCCAAGGGATTAAACGGCTTGCCCACATAATCATCTGCGCCAATGCTGAGACCGGTGATTTTGTCCATATCGGTGTTTTTGGCCGACAGCATAATGATGGGCATCTGCCGCTCCTCACGGATCTTCATGCAGGCCTCCAGCCCGTCCAGCCGGGGCATCATCACATCCATGATAATAAGATCAACGTCTTCTGTCCGCAGACACTCCAGTGCCTCCAGCCCATCGTAGGCCTTCAGCAGCCGGTATCCCTCATTGCAGAGATAGATGTCCAGCAGCTCTATGATTGCTTTCTCGTCATCAACGAGCAGGATCGTTTGTTGTTTCACTACAGTGGGTTTCCTTTCTTCAGACGATATAAAGATTCTATTGTTTATTTTATCATATTCAAATTTAAAAAAGCCCCCGGAGAACGGGAGCTTCACTATAAGAGGAGAGGACATACTAAGAGCAGGATATACTTACTGGAGCTTATAGTGTGGTAAAAGAGGCGTCATACAGCCGGAACATCGTCTTGTAGCCAGAGTCGTCGATCTTTATGCCCACATCCAGCCTGCCTGTAATCTGCAGCGGCCCCGATACGTATCTCAGCTTCACATCATCCGGCACGAACACGATCATAATCTTGTTCCAGTAGGTCTCATCCCCGTTGTCGAACGGACATTCCGCGCCCGGTTCGGGAATCAGCAGAAACCAGTTCTTCTCGAAGGAAAGCACTTCACCCATAAAACCCTTGATTGTGACCTCGCTGCCGCTGAGATCCCAGAATTGCTCCGAGGGGCGAGTCTGATCGCTGCCGTCAAAAAATCCGTCCCAGCCGATAGCCGTCAGTCCTGAGGAGGCCAATGATTTAGGAGCAGGGGTGCTCGGGCGTGCACTGGTTGCTGGCCGAGGTGACACGCTGGCGGCGGTGGCAGTGGCCTCAGGCTCGGATTCAGCCGATGGCTTGCTGCTCACCGTGGCAGGTGGCCTGGATGGCGGTGCCTTAGGTTCATCGCCGCCCTGTCCTGATGCGTCCTGTCTCTTGGGCGCAGGTGTTGCCTGGACCGGAGCCGAAGCCGGGGCCGCAGTCGCCTTCGCGGCAAGCGCCGGCTCTCCGGCAGCCTCGGAAGACTGCTCTGCGGCAGGAGTGGCCGGTGCAGCCGAAACGACTGCATCAGCTGTCGCTTCCGGGCTGGCGGTGACGTCAGGCGTTGTGCTGGCGGCCGTAGCAGCTGTTGCCGCAGTCGCTATTCCGGGTGTTGCAGCCGGTTGTGAGGGTGACGCTTCAGCTTCCACCGGAGCAGCAAGCTCAGCGGTATGGAGGGAAGAGGCGAAGGAATCTCCCTGGCTAAGGGAGGCATTGTCCTGGCCGCAGCCTTGCAGTATAAGTGCGCCTGCCGCAGCTGCCAGAATAGAAATCAGCCTGCTTCGAACATAGATCAACCTGTGCACCTCCTAGGATTTAAACAGCTCCAGCGGATGAAGCCGGTACAGCCGGAAGGCCGGGCCCAGTGAGGACAGCAGGCCTATGCCAAGTGTGCCCGCCACAATCAGAACATGGGTCTGCGTCCAGTGGTAAGGATTCAGCTGTATGCCTGCTTCGGCGAATATTCTATCCTGCAGAAGGAATGCGCCCAGATGCCCAAGCAACAGACCGGACAGCAGTCCAACTGACGTTAGCAGCAGGCCTTCGCTGGTTAAGGACATCCAGACATACGCCCGCGATTTGCCGAGCAGGCGCAGCAGGCCCGCGTCTTTCGTACGCTCACCCACTGCCGCAATCAGCGATAGCAGGATGGTAATGGCCGCCAGCACTATGCACAGCGCCGTAATGATTCCAACCAGGCGAGAGCCTTGATCCACGGCGTTCAGCACATCGGAAACAGCTTTACTGCTGTAGGCGGCTTGAACTCCGCCCTGCCCGTCGAGCGCTTCCTTCAGATCATGCGCGCCCAGCAGACTGCCCGGTTTCACCAGCACTGCCGTAATCTCGCGGTCTTCCGGGGCCAGTCCGTGTACCGCCCAGGCATAATCCACCGTAGTAAAAATCGCCCGGTCATCCGGCGTATGCAGCGGCGGCAGAATCCCGGCTACCGTATACAGGAAGCTGCCATGCGCATCCTCTTCTTCATGCGCGCCATGCTCCGCCGACTCTTCGGCATCATGCTCACCGCCGGATTCATGCTCCTCGATCAGCCCATGCGCTCCGGTGAAGGTATCGCCGAGCTGCAGGCCCAGGGTCTTAGCCACATGGGAGCCGAGCACTGCTTCACCAGTTTGGGCATACAGCCTTCCCGACTGAAGCCTCTGATCCCCGTAACGCGTGACGAAATATTCGGGGTCTAGGCCGACGACAGGAAACCCGCCGCTGTTGTCTCCGGTTGTCATCGCGTAAGCCTTGTCTGTACCTGCATCCAGCTTCGCCTGCTCGAGTACAGCCAGCGGAATATTCCCGGTCGGGGCACCGATATGATAGAAGCTGTTCAGCACCAGCTGCGTTTCACTGCCCTCGGCGCCAATCACAAGATCAAATGGACCATAACCGGACTTCGCACCTTGCTCCACACTGTCACGGGAAAGCGACAGAAGCACAATGAAGGCAACGGTAAGCGCCACTGCGCAGACCGTAAGCAGAGACAAGAAGCGGCGATGCAGCACATTACGCAGCGTTAAATGCAGAAGGTTCATCCGCCAAATCCCTCCCGCTGTTCCAGTCCGGTCGTGCGGCTCAGGCCAGGCTGACGAATCTGATTCATGTCATGGATATGGAGACATCTGCTGAATCGCGCCGCAAGATTAAGATCATGTGTGACCACAATCAGCGTATGTCTGATGCCGCGGCTGAGTCCAAGCAGCAGCGATGCGATCTCGTCCGCTGTTTCCCAGTCCAGACTGCCGGTAGGCTCATCCGCCAGCACAAGCGGCGGCTGGTTGATCAGCGCCCGCACGATCGCCACACGCTGCTGCTGCCCGCGTGAGAGCTGGGAGGGCAGATGCTGCCCGCGGTCCTGCAGCCCCACCCGCTCCAGCCATTCGCTGATAACCGCGGCTCTGGCCTTGGAAGAGATCGCGCCTGTCATGGCAATCTCAATATTCTGTCTTGCATTCAGCGAGGGAATGAGATGAAAGTTCTGCATCACATATCCGATCCGGCTGGCCCGAAAGGCATCGCGCTGTGCTTCACCAAGCGAATGGAGCGGCTGATTATCCAGCAGGATCTCCCCGCGATCCGGCCGCAGGAGACCGCTGATCAAATGCAGCAGCGTGCTTTTGCCGGAGCCGCTGGGGCCGGTAATCGCCACCTGCTCCCCTGGTTCCACCTTCCACTGCGGGATATCCAGAATGGGCACAGACCGGCCATCCACCTGAAATTGTTTCTGCAGATCTCGGATATGCAGCAAGTCAATCCCTCCTATCTCAATACAATCCGTTCGGACAAGGCGTCCCATTTCAGTGCGGTTCCGGTCAGCTGGCTGAAGGCCGCAAGTGGCAGGTACAGCTTGCCATTGTCCACATCGACGGTATATGTTGCTGCTTTTCCATTCAGCTTGGCGGTTTTGGCACTTAGATTAAGCTCTACGGCATTTTTGCCCAGTGTGAGCTTGGCTGTGGAAGCATCGCCTTTATAGGCGCCGCCAAGAGCTTTGACAAGGGCCTCAGCCGGGAACAGCACCTCGTTCTCACGGCTGATTTTAAATTTAGGATACAGGTACTTCGACTGCAGCTCTGTGGAGCGCTTATTCAGATCAAGACCCAGAATTTTGGCACCGGCTGTGGCTATTTCGGTGTTGTCCACCTGCCCTTTAACCTGATCTGCTATCGGTCCATACGCCCAGACACCTACATCCACCGCCGAGTGTCCATGACCCGACCAGCCTACAAGCAAACGTTTGGAGATTACGGCATTATATGCGCCTTCACGTTTGTAGGAAGAACCGTCACCGTTCATAATCTGCTGAACCTCTTCATCGGAAAGATCAGTGATCCAGGTGTTGGCTGTTACAATGGTCCGAATCTCTTCGGGTGTTTGCGCTGCTTCCAGGGAAGCGGCCAAAGTCTCGGAGGAATGCTTCTGCTTATCCCAGAGGTCAATATTAATCTCATAGATATTATCGCGTGAAAGAGACAGGCCTCCGGTTTCATGGTCAGCTGTAACAACAACAGAGGTATTGCCGTCTTTTTTGGCAAATTCAATGGCTGTCTTGAACGCCGCGTCGAAATCCAGCGCTTCCTGCACCAAGGTCGGCAGGTCATTGGCATGTCCGGCATGATCAATCCGGCCGCCTTCCACCATCATCACGAATCCGTCTTTGTCATTGGAGAGCACCTTCAGGGCTTTCGAGGTCATGGCCGCCAGGCTGGGAACCTCGGCAGTACGCTCCGGAACATAGGCTACATGGGAGTTTCCGAACAGTCCGAGCACCTTGGTCGTTGAAGCCGGCAGCGCGTTCAGACTGGCTGTGTTCTCCACCAGCTTGTAGCCTTTGGCCTGGAAGTCGGGAAGGATATTTTTGTCCGAGCGTTTGCCCTTCTCCTCTTTGGTCGTAAAGAACTGCTTGCCGCCGCCCAGCAGCACATCAACGCCACTCTCCAGATACTGCGAAGCAATCGCCGATTCATTGTCCCGGCTGCGGACATGTGATGCATAGACGGCCGGGGTAGCATGCGTAATCCGAGCGGTAGTAACCAGACCTGTGGACTTCCCGTTGTTCTCGGCCGCTTCTATAATCGATGCAAACGGCTTGGCTACATCCTCATTGGATACGCTGATGCCTGCATTATAGGTTTTGTGTCCGGTGGCGAAAGCGGTACCCGCTGAAGCGGAGTCCGTTACAATCCCCGAAACAATCTTGTCCCCGTCTTCCCCCCGGTCAGCATATGTAGTAGCCTGTCCCACGTAATATGGATCAAGATTAAGATGGCTGACTCCCTTGGTGTACTGCTGGAAGTATCGTGCGGCCGAGACCTGGGCCGGGCCCATGCCATCGCCAATCAGAACGATCAGATTCTTGGACTGCCCTTTGGCGGCAACCGCCTTCTGTGTCTGGCTCTGTGCCGCTCCAACGAGGGTGGAGCCAGAAACCACTGCTGCTGCCAGTCCGCCGATAACCATACTTTTCATGATTTTATTCAACTTCATTCCCCTTCCATATGATCAAGATTTCATTAAGCATAACGTTCAATGATCAAGGCTCTGTCAAAATAAGTAGAGGGTTGTATTAAATAAGGAATCGATCCCTCCCAAACCCTCCCTTCCAAGGGAGGGCCCCAAAGGGTTGCACCCTCTGGACACCGGCAAGTTTGGCGAATGAGTCTGGCGGTACGGTGATTAGGAAGGTAAGGTGCGAGGAGCGCTTAGCCCTGCGGGACCGCTTGGACGTCACAGGGTATGGCCTGCTATCCCTGACGGGATGCACGGCCGGCGGCTAAGGTCAAAAGCGGGCTGTTCCTGCGGAATGCGCAAGACCTTAAGGTCAAAAGCGGGCTGTTCCTGCGGAATGTGCAAAACCTTAAGGTCAAAAGCGGGCTGTTCCTGCGGAATGCGCAAAACCTTAAGGTCAAAAGCGGGCTGTTCCTGCGGAATGTGCAAAACCTTATACTCCATTGGCTCCAGCTAGGGTTCTAAGGGATGTCGTGGATTCTTGCGAGTAATCAAATGTAAACGTGGTCACTACTCAGAAGCCCCGTAGGATAGAACTAAACGTCTGATCTCTCTATATCAGTCTACTCCACCGAATTAGTTGCGAATCTGCATCTAATTCCCCGTTTTATTCCGTTTTGGAGCAAATAAGTGCGAATACGCATCTAATTTCGGTTTTTGAGCGTTAAGGAAACGTTTTTCTCGAAAATAGTTGCAGATTCGCACTTATTTGCCTGATACCATCTATTTCACCTGAAATTAGATGCGCTTTTGCATCTAATTTCTCTGAATGCTCTAGTGTAACTTTCTACCATCTTCAGCATGACCTAAGTAGCAACCGTTTCCGTACTTATTTTCTTCAGCCAGAAATTATCGGCCAATTGGTACGTTTTCTAATGCTCTCAATAGAAGATTTAGTGGTAACTATAAAAAAGCCCCTGCACAGAAACACAGGGGGCGGTATAAATATGCTGAACATACAGGCTACTATTTACGGTTTACGGTGTCAGCATTCGCAGGGTTGTCGATTGCTTAGAAGCTTACAGCCTATTCTTCCAGCAGTCGGATGAATTCGTCCTCATCCTCAATAACCCGGATACCCAGCTGCTGCGCCTTGGCCAGCTTGCTGCCGGCCTTCTCGCCGGCGATAACCAGATCTGTTTTTTTGGAGACACTGCCTGAGACCTTGGCCCCCAGTGCCTCCAAGCGTTCCGCTGCATCCTCACGGGTCAGCTTCTGCAGCGAACCGGTCAGCACAACGGTCTTACCGCTGAAGAAGGAATCCGCACTTACCACGCGCGGCGCCTCTGGCGCCTTGGCTTCCACGCCCAGCTCCAGCATGCGGTTAATCGATGTGACTACAAACGGATCGGCGAAGAAGCCTACAATACTCTCAGCGACAATGCCGCCAATGTCCGGCAGCGCCGCAAGCTCCTCTGCATCGGCCTGCATCACTGCGCCAAGATCACGGTAATGGTCGGCCAGCATACGGGTTGTCGCTTTGCCGGTGTTCGGAATTCCCAGTGCGTACAGGAACGAAGCAAGATCACGCCCCTTGCTGTCCTCCAGCGCCTTCAGCAGGTTCTGGGCCTTGCGCTCCCCGAAGCGGTCCAGCTTCACCAGCTGTTCGAAATCCAGCTCATACAGATCGGCAGGCTCGCGAACATTCAGCTCATCATGCAGCTGTCCTGCGGTCTTGTCACTGAACGTCTCAATATCCATTGCATCCCGTGAGGCGAAATGGGTAATCCGCGCGATAATCTGCGGTCTGCAGTCCAGCTTGTTGTTACAGAACAGATGGGCCCCGCGCATCTCCAGCGGGAATCCGCAGGCAGGACAAGCTTCAGGGAATATAATCTCTCCGCCGTCGCTTTCCTCGGTCACCTTGCCGAGAATTTCCGGAATGACATCGTTGGAGCGGCGGATGAACACCCGGGTACCGAGCGCATGCTTCAGATTCTTCCGCTCAATATCCCCTACGTTGTTAAGCGTGCAATTCTGCACGGTAACCCCGGCAAGCTCCACGGCCTCTACCCGGGCCAGCGGAGTCACCTTGCCGGTCCGGCCCACATTCCAACTGACCGATTCCAGAATGGTGGTCGTCTCTTCAGCCTCGAACTTATACGCCACCGCCCAGCGCGGGAACTTATCGGTATACCCGAGCACCTCACGGATACGGAAATCCGTAACCTTGATAACGGCACCGTCAATGAGATAATCCAGGCCCGCACGGCTCTCCTCGATCTCTGCCAGCTGCTCTGTGACATCGTCAAAGGTATTGAAATAGGTCAGATAAGGATTGACCTTAAACCGGTTGGTCCGCAGGAAATCCATCATCTGTTGATGGTCGGCGAAGTCTACCCCTTCCGCATAACCGACATTATAGAAGTAGGCGTTAAGCCTGCGGCTGGCTGTCGTCTGCGGATTAAGATTGCGCAGGGCACCAGCTGCACCGTTGCGCGCATTCTTCAGTGGCTCTGCCGCTCTGGTGTTGTAATCAGCCAGTACAGAGAGGTTCATAATGCCCTCTCCCTGCACCTCGATCACCCCCGATTGGAAAGGAAGGGTCAGCGGCACCGATTTGATCGTCTTCACCTGTGCCAGAATCCCTTCCCCCGTCACTCCGTTGCCGCGGGTTGCCGCCTGCACCAGCACGCCGTCACGGTAGGTGAGGTTAAGCGTCAGCCCGTCGAACTTCAGTTCAACGGCATAACAAGGCTCAGGCAGGGGAGTATCGGGGTTCTTAGTATTGTAGTCATTGACCAGACGGAGCACCCGTGCATTCCAATTACGCAGCTGCTCAATATTCTGCGCTTTATCCAGGCTCCACAGCGGTGCCAGATGGCGGTGCGGAGTGAAGCCCTTCAGCAGCTCGCCGCCCACACGCTGGGTGGGTGAATGGGGCAGCACAAGGCCGCTTTCGGCCTCCAGCGCTACCAGCTTGTCGTAGAGCAAGTCATATTCCTTGTCGCTGAGCTGCGGCGCATCCAGCGTATAGTAATGATAATTGTGCTGATTCAGCTCCTCGACCAGCTCTTCCATTGTATGCATAACATCCATGCAGCACTTCCCTCCGTCTATAAGTTTACCTACGATTAGCGTGGTCCAAAGATTCCCTCGTTAAACGCCCGATTATTCGACCTTGGTAATCGGCGCGAACCCTGCAAGCAGCCGTTTCACCCCGACCGGTGCCGGAAAAGCAATCTGCAGCTCCGTATCGTTGCCGCTGCCTTTGACGGACACCACGGTACCGATGCCCCATTTGCCATGGGAGACCTTGTCGCCCGCCTTGAAATCGGCGTCCGCAGCCCCCGCCCCGGGAGCGCGCTGCCCTCCCGTGGTCACGGTCACACGGCCCTTGCCAGCCGGCGTTGCTCCGGCGGCGCCTGCGCGCCCGCCGAAGTTCCCGCCTCCGCCGCCGCTGAAGCCGCGGCCGCCATAGGCACCGCCTACCTCCGCGCCTCCGCGCCGGAAGCGGTCGTTCACTATCACAGTGTCTTCCTTCAGTTCCTCTGGAATCTCCTCCAGGAACCGGGACGGCGGATTGGCATTCGTCCGTCCAAAGAGCGTGCGCATCCGTGCGCAGGAGAGAAACAGCTGTTTCTCGGCGCGGGTGATGCCCACGTACGCGAGCCGTCGTTCCTCCTCCAGCTCGTCGTTGTCCTGGAAGGCGCGGCTGTGCGGGAACACGCCTTCTTCCATCCCGACGATGAATACCGTCGGGAACTCCAGCCCCTTAGCGCTGTGCATCGTCATCAGCACCACCGCGTCGCTGCGCTCTTCCTCATCGTCATTCACGCTGTCGATGTCAGCGATCAGCGCCAGGTCGGTGAGGAAGGAGACCAGCGACTTGTCTTCGTTGTTTTTCTCAAATTCCATCGTCACGGACAGGAACTCATCAATATTCTCCAGCCGCGAGCGCGATTCTAGCGTATTCTCGTTCTGCAGCTCCAGCCGGTATTGCGACAGCTCCAGAATCTTCTCGGTCAGCTCGGTGACCGACAGGAACTCCACCATCCGGTGCAGCGCTTCGATCATGTCATAGAATTCCACCAGCATATTGCGGGTGCGTCCGGCGAAGCCGAGATCGTCAACCGTCTGCAGGACACGGAAGATGGAAACTCCGCGTTCTCCCGCTGCCGCAGCCAGCTTGCCGACCGTCGTGTCTCCGAGGCCGCGCTTCGGCACATTAATGATTCGCGTCAGACTGATATCATCATCTGGATTGGACAATAACCGCAAGTATGCCAGCAGATCCTTGATCTCCTTACGATCGTAGAACTTGATGCCTCCTACGATCTGGTACGGGATATCCGATTTGATCAGAATTTCCTCGATAACCCGGGACTGCGCATTGGTGCGGTACAGAATGGCATGGCTCTGATAATCCTGGCCTTTCTTCACATTCTTGCTGATCTCACCGGTCACGAAATAACCTTCATCATGCTCCGAATCGGCCCGGTACACCTTAATCTTGGCGCCTTCGTCAGAATCGGTCCACAGCTTCTTCGGCTTGCGTCCGGTGTTCAGCGCAATCACGCCATTGGCTGCATTCAGAATGTTGGAGGTAGAGCGGTAATTCTGCTCTAGCAGAATCGTCTTCGCTTCGGGGTAATCCTCTTCGAAGTTGAGGATATTGGTAATATCCGCCCCGCGCCAGCGGTAAATCGACTGGTCACTGTCCCCCACCACACAGATCCGGTGATGGCTATCAGCCAGCATCTGGCACAGCATATATTGTGCTCGGTTGGTATCCTGATACTCATCCACATGGATATACTTGAATTTCTTCTGATAGAAATCCAGCACCTCTGGTACTTCTTTAAACAATTCAATGCTCTTCATAATCAGGTCGTCGAAATCAAGCGAATTATTACTCTTCAGCCGCCGCTGGTACATCTTATAGACCTTGGCCACCAGTCCTTCAAAATAATCACCGGCCTTCTGCTCGTATTGCCCAGGAGTCACCAGCTCATTCTTCGCAGTGCTGACCATAGCCTGGACAGCCTTCGGCTCGAACTTCTTCGTGTCGATGTTCAGTTCCTTCATACAATTGCGGATTACCGACAGCTGGTCCGTAGAATCGAGAATCGAGAAATTGGAGGTGAAGCCAATCCGCTCAATATCCTTGCGCAGAATCCGTACGCACATGGAGTGAAAGGTCGAAACCCAGATGTCCTTGCCCTCAGGTCCCACCAGCTTAGAGACACGATCCTGCATTTCTCTTGCGGCCTTGTTCGTAAAGGTAATAGCCAGAATGGCCCATGGCGGAGCCTTGCGCTGGGCGATCAGCCAGGCAATCCGATGCGTCAGCACCCGGGTCTTACCGCTGCCGGCACCTGCCATAATAAGCAGTGGACCTTCTGTAGTCTCCACCGCCTGGCGTTGTGGAGGATTAAGCCGGCTTACGGCTTCTTGTATACTTACAAGTTGCATGTTATAACATGCTCCTTTCTGAATATGAAATAATGTTCCTAAGTAGTCCTAACTATAACTACTAATCGAGCTTCAGCTGCGTGGTCTGCCGCACCGCCTCAACGGTCAGCAAGGCTTGCTCCAGATCGTGATAAATAATGTTGCCTACAACGACCGTATCACAAAGAGCAGCCGCTTGTTCAGCTTCTGTCTTCGAGGCAATGCCGCCGCCATAGAACAGCTGGCTGTGCTCTACACACTCGCGTACCGTCCGTACGGTGTCCATCTCCCCGAATCTGCCGCTATACTCCAGATACACAACGGGAAGGCTCATCAGCTTGTCCGCTACCTGTGCGTAAGCCGCTGCGGCTTCTGCATCCAGCGAGGTGTCCGCCTGAGTGAGTCGTGCTACAGTGGAATCCCCGTTCAGCACAATATAACCTTCAGTCAGCAGCAGATCCCAGGGAATTAGAGAGCCATAACGTTCTACCGCACGGCGGTGATGGCCTACAATCCAGGCCGGATCAGGTGTGTTCAGCACCATGGGAATCATGTAGAGGTCAAACCCGGGGACAATTGCCTCCAGATCAGATACCTCCAGTGCACAGGGGATAGCATACTGCCTTATACGTGACAGCAGCTCCACCGTATTGTGATAGGTTACTCCTGTCGAGCCGCCTACCAGCAGCGCGTCCGTCCCTGAGAGGCAGACCGCATTCAGTCCCGCATCATCCAGCTCCCGGTCCGGGTCAAGCTTGAACACATGGCGCCAAGGTTTTATCATCTGCTGCGTTACATTCATGGATATACTCCATCCTTGTTATTCATCTTTATTCCATGCCAAAGACACTCCTGCAGGCTGCAAAAGATATAAATCTAGTCTATGCCAGCACAGCAGGTGTGTCAATTTAAAGCAGCTAAAAATGCGAACATTTTTTCGCATTTTTTATTGGAAATCAATCCGCCCCGGCAGTTGTTCATGTTCCAACTTACCGGCTATCGCGCAGTCCGGGAAGATGGCCGAAATCCTCTTCCGAGACAAAATCTGTATAGAAGCCATCCACGCCAAGCTCGTACAGCTTTTTGATCTCCTGTTCGTTATTCAGCTTGTGCACATAGATACGGGCCCCCGTTTGCTTCAGCTTTTGCACGAACGTTGTGGTGGCCCGGCTGACCGGCATGGTGATATCCACTCCGCTGGTCTGGGCAAAAGCGATCACTTGTTCATCCGTATCCTGGGATTGGTAGAGTGTATAGATCACATGCGGAAAAGGATACACCTTACGAATCTCCTCCAGCATGCTCTGGCTGTATATCTGCGGCACAATCCGGTCCAGAAGTGCAGGATCGCGGCGTGACGCCGCGGCGCTGATAAGCTCAAACTGCTGTTTCACCAGCGCGGGATCCGTCTCTTTCGTATCGGTCACAATATAGGCGTCGGGGTAATACACCATCAGGTCCAGTATTTTCGCAAAATCAAGCGGCGAGAACAGCTCCAGGATTGGAGTGTCCATTAGCTCCTGATGCCCTAATACCGCTCCTTGCCTGTCCTCGGGAAGTACGTCCAGCTGACCCAGCAGCTTGCTCATGTTGGCTGTCCATTCATGACGTGCAACCAGCTGACCGTCGGAAGACAGCAGCAGATCCGTTTCGAAAATGCGCGTCCCCTGCTCATAGTTGGCTATGAAGGCATCAAAAGAGTTGCTATAGGCATGTCCTGCAATCCCGCCCATCCCGTGAGCGATGATCCGGTGGGCCGCAAAGCCGGTGGCCGGTTCCTCTTTCTTTTCTTGAGTGAGTATAATGACTATTATAAGCGCCAGTGCCACAAGTACAATTCCAAAAGCCAACCATTTTTTCTTCATAAAGTATAAATTCCTTTGCAGTGTTTGGAGTAGAAAAACAATACCCCGCTCTGCCGGTTGGCATAACGGGGAAGATCGTACTAATAAGCATTTTTATTGGTAAAACCGTTGCGGATCGTTTTGAAAATAATACGGATATCAAACAGCAGCGACCAGTTCTCAATATAGAAAATATCATGTTTGATCCGGTCTTCAATCGATGTGTCTCCACGCAGCCCATTGCTCTGCGCCCAGCCCGTAATACCAGGACGCACATGATGCTTCACCATATACTTGGGAATCTCGCTACGGAACTGCTGAACGAAGAACGGACGCTCGGGACGTGGCCCGACCACGCTCATATGCCCGAACAACACATTAAAAAATTGCGGCAGCTCATCCAGGGATGTTTTTCGGATAAAGGTTCCAAACCGCGTACGGCGCGGGTCCTCCGGTGTGCTCCAGCCTCGGTCCTCTCCGCCGTCCGTCTGCAGCTTCATCGAGCGGAACTTGTACATCATGAAGTTGTGACGGTTCAGACCCACCCGCTCCTGCTTGAAAATAACCGGCCCTGGAGAAGTCAGCCTTACGCCAAGCGCCACCAACAACATCACCGGCGACATCATAATAATTGCGAACAGCGAGAATACGATATCGAATAACCGTTTGGCTAGTTTGTTACCAGCCATATCCAAGGGAATATCACGAACATTAATCATCGGCATTCCGGCAAAATTGTCAAAGTACGGGCGCGCAGGCAGATAGTCGAAAAAATCCGGGATGATCAACGTTCGAACCCCTGCCTTCTCGCACGCAGCGATAATAGAAGAATATTTGGAGTGGGCATCCAGCGGAAGCGCCAGGATCACCTCATCTACAGGCAGCATCTCCAGCAACCCCGACAGTTGATCAACCGTTCCGAGAATCGGCTTGTAGCGCTGCTCCTCCATTCCGTCCCAGGTCAGATAGTCATCCAGAAAACCGATCGCTTCATATCCCAGCTCCGGGTATTGCTCCAGATTGTTATAGAACCGTTTGCCGAGTGTTCCCGCTCCGAGGATCAGCACGAACTGGCGGTTGAAGCCTTTTTCGCGCAAGGACTTGAGCATCTTCTTCAGCACATAGCGGTAGAGCATAATGGACAGAATATTGAAACCTATATAAATGGCCAGGTATTGCCGGGAGATGTCGACTTCCTTCACGAAGAACATCAGGCCTAGCAGAATAAAAATACCCAATGCATGCACCTGAAACACCTTCAGGAATTCATCTACAAACCGTTTCTTACGCTTGGGCAGATATAATGAGAGCAAG
This window encodes:
- a CDS encoding ABC transporter ATP-binding protein, which encodes MLHIRDLQKQFQVDGRSVPILDIPQWKVEPGEQVAITGPSGSGKSTLLHLISGLLRPDRGEILLDNQPLHSLGEAQRDAFRASRIGYVMQNFHLIPSLNARQNIEIAMTGAISSKARAAVISEWLERVGLQDRGQHLPSQLSRGQQQRVAIVRALINQPPLVLADEPTGSLDWETADEIASLLLGLSRGIRHTLIVVTHDLNLAARFSRCLHIHDMNQIRQPGLSRTTGLEQREGFGG
- a CDS encoding response regulator transcription factor, whose protein sequence is MKQQTILLVDDEKAIIELLDIYLCNEGYRLLKAYDGLEALECLRTEDVDLIIMDVMMPRLDGLEACMKIREERQMPIIMLSAKNTDMDKITGLSIGADDYVGKPFNPLELVARVKSQLRRYHRFNKEYNPPVNESELVFEDLVIDTAKHEVRADSKRIKLTPREFAILELLARNQGQVLSIEQIYLKVWNEPFLDGGNTVMVHIRNIRDKIEQDSKHPRYIQTVWGVGYKLDGPS
- a CDS encoding alkaline phosphatase codes for the protein MKLNKIMKSMVIGGLAAAVVSGSTLVGAAQSQTQKAVAAKGQSKNLIVLIGDGMGPAQVSAARYFQQYTKGVSHLNLDPYYVGQATTYADRGEDGDKIVSGIVTDSASAGTAFATGHKTYNAGISVSNEDVAKPFASIIEAAENNGKSTGLVTTARITHATPAVYASHVRSRDNESAIASQYLESGVDVLLGGGKQFFTTKEEKGKRSDKNILPDFQAKGYKLVENTASLNALPASTTKVLGLFGNSHVAYVPERTAEVPSLAAMTSKALKVLSNDKDGFVMMVEGGRIDHAGHANDLPTLVQEALDFDAAFKTAIEFAKKDGNTSVVVTADHETGGLSLSRDNIYEINIDLWDKQKHSSETLAASLEAAQTPEEIRTIVTANTWITDLSDEEVQQIMNGDGSSYKREGAYNAVISKRLLVGWSGHGHSAVDVGVWAYGPIADQVKGQVDNTEIATAGAKILGLDLNKRSTELQSKYLYPKFKISRENEVLFPAEALVKALGGAYKGDASTAKLTLGKNAVELNLSAKTAKLNGKAATYTVDVDNGKLYLPLAAFSQLTGTALKWDALSERIVLR
- a CDS encoding ABC transporter permease — its product is MNLLHLTLRNVLHRRFLSLLTVCAVALTVAFIVLLSLSRDSVEQGAKSGYGPFDLVIGAEGSETQLVLNSFYHIGAPTGNIPLAVLEQAKLDAGTDKAYAMTTGDNSGGFPVVGLDPEYFVTRYGDQRLQSGRLYAQTGEAVLGSHVAKTLGLQLGDTFTGAHGLIEEHESGGEHDAEESAEHGAHEEEDAHGSFLYTVAGILPPLHTPDDRAIFTTVDYAWAVHGLAPEDREITAVLVKPGSLLGAHDLKEALDGQGGVQAAYSSKAVSDVLNAVDQGSRLVGIITALCIVLAAITILLSLIAAVGERTKDAGLLRLLGKSRAYVWMSLTSEGLLLTSVGLLSGLLLGHLGAFLLQDRIFAEAGIQLNPYHWTQTHVLIVAGTLGIGLLSSLGPAFRLYRLHPLELFKS